GGGGGTAGTGAATCGTAATGTAAGTAGGAAGATAATATTGGCAAGGAATAAAGCCAACACGGGGGGAGCGGGTTTGTTAGCAAAGCGAAGGCTTGGCAAAACCGGTGAAGAACTGTCTAAGATCGGCTTTGGGGGAATCATCGTCAAGGATACCACCAAGGAACAGGCCGCAGGGTATGTGAGGGAGGCAATTGAGCGGGGAGTCAATTATTTCGATGTTGCCCCAACCTATGGCAACGCCGAGGATATGTTGGGCCCGGCTTTAGAGCCCTACCGGCGGGATGTTTTCCTGGCCTGTAAGACCACGGAGAGAAGCCAGGCGGGAGCTTGGCAGGAGCTGCAAACCTCTCTAGAGAAAATGCGGACCGACTACTTCGATCTGTATCAACTCCATGCGGTAAACACCGCCGCGGATGTCCAGGAGGTATTGGGCCCCCGGGGTGCACTGGAAGCAGTGCTGCGGGCTCAAGAGGAGGGATTAGTGCGCTACATCGGTTTCTCCTCCCACTCGGAAAGCGCCGCTCTGCAGCTGATGGATGCCTTTGATTTCGACACGATTCTCTTTCCCATCAACTGGGCGTTGTATCTCAACGGGGACTTCGGCCCGGCAGTGCTGCAAAGGGCACAGGAAAAGAATATCGGGCGCCTGTGTCTCAAGGCACTGGCCAAATCCGCGCTGCCGCAAGGGGAAAGCACACCCTATCCCAACTGCTGGTACATTCCCATCGACGATGGGCACCTAGCGGACCTGGCCCTGCGCTTTACCCTGTCGCAACCGGTAACCGCGGCGATCCCACCGGGGGACATCCGTCTGTTCCGTCTCGCCCTGGATATTGCCGAGAACTTCACCCCCATTACCGAAGGAGAAGTTTCAGAGCTTGCAGAAAAAGGGAAGGGCGTTGATCTCATTTTCCACAAATGACGCAGTCCATCGCAAGTAACTACCTCAGGCCGTCGGGTTCTCCTAGACGGCCTTTGTGAATTACGGTAAGGGTA
The window above is part of the Bacillota bacterium genome. Proteins encoded here:
- a CDS encoding aldo/keto reductase, with protein sequence MLAKRRLGKTGEELSKIGFGGIIVKDTTKEQAAGYVREAIERGVNYFDVAPTYGNAEDMLGPALEPYRRDVFLACKTTERSQAGAWQELQTSLEKMRTDYFDLYQLHAVNTAADVQEVLGPRGALEAVLRAQEEGLVRYIGFSSHSESAALQLMDAFDFDTILFPINWALYLNGDFGPAVLQRAQEKNIGRLCLKALAKSALPQGESTPYPNCWYIPIDDGHLADLALRFTLSQPVTAAIPPGDIRLFRLALDIAENFTPITEGEVSELAEKGKGVDLIFHK